The genomic segment CATCACAAACTATAGCATGCATGAATTCCACTGCATAATTAAAAATTGGCAGATACCAGGAAAAATCACATCAGCCCTCACAATTAAGAAAATATTCACATATAATAACTTACCAGTGAGCCAGTATTAGGGAAGACAGGGTCAGGAGCCACGCCCTTAAAATAAAACACATCGGATATGTTTTTGGCAGAACTATCACTGTTCAAAGAATCAGTGTTTTCAAGAAGGGTTTTAGGAAATACATTCTCAATGGATGAAGAAGGATTTATAGCTGCAGGCAGCTGTACTTCTGAATGATGAGAAAGTTGTAAAGCAGCGCTGGTTTGCAAATTATTTTCCATGATGTCTGGGAATGATAACGGCAAAAAACCACCATGCAGTTTATCTTCACTTTCCAACCCTAAAGATTCACTTATTTCACTGTTCCATTTACTTCCTTTTTCAGATGCTTGAGAAGTATTTAAAGAGTCTGTAGTTCTGAAATCAGTGCTATTCTCCATAGAAGCACAATCTTTGTTATCTGTTGCAAATGAGGTAGTAATACTGCTGACTGTGGTCACGGTAggggaaaatatattttcttctgaTCTGGAAACACTTGCTTTTGACCCAGTGTACATTGATTCTATGCGAGATCGTTTGACTGCAAAGTCTGTAACATCTGCATTTTCCTTGTCACATGTTTCCTGTGGTTTTAAAACAGTTTCTCTAGTTGGTTTCAGAGATTTCAAAAGCAAGCTTTGCTCAGTAGATGCCCGCTTTGGTCTTAATATTTCAGCAGTCTCTTTGCTTTGCAGTTTAAACAGGGACAGCGGTGCAATGTTCTTCTCTTTTCTTCCTAAGCCAAATGAGAAGGTTTCAGAATCCAGTATCTTCTCTAAAAAGTCCTCATGGATGGGGGGCAAACCATAGTATGGGCTTGGAGACTTTGGAGctctagttttttttcttttttgaggcATAGTTATTGGACTCTCCAGCTTTCTAATTGTTTCTGCAAACTGTTCCATATCTGAAGATGAATCTAAGATGCCATCGTCACTTCTTTCTGGACTTATTTGGAACGTTTTAAATTGTTCTTCAGTACCCGTTGCACATTGCAGAGCGACATTACTAAGAGATTCTGTTCCACCCACACAGCCATTTTGATAGGAGATGGGAACAGAAGGATCCACTGCTTTCTCAGACATTTTTTTGTCAATTTCGTTGGCTGGATGCAGTTCTTTAATGACTTCTACTTTCTCAGAGTTTGCAGAATCTACAGAATGTTTTTTTGCAACTTCAGTGTTAGCAACATTTTCTGACAACTGACTAACATTCGCAAAAGCATTATGCTCATAGGCAACATCATCTTTTATGGAAAGCACTGTCACTCCATGGGTTGTATCTTTCTGTTGCTTCCTGAAATCTAGACCACTTTGCACTAATAAATCACCTTCATTCTTGACAAATTTAGGCATTATTTCCATAGCTGTTTCAGGGTACAAATTAACAACATTATTTTCTTTCGGTAAAACTATATTCTGTTTTACTTCCTGTGGTGTATGAGGTGTTTCCTGTGTATCGGTGTTATATTCGTCATTATTAGCCATAGTTGACTTGTGAGATACATTTTCATGAACTTCCTCAGTTGGGACTGGATGCAAAACAGGAAGTTTTGTTTCCTTCTGTGAAACTGTGCTTAGATTTTCCACCTGTGTTGCACGTGCAGTGCCTGTTGTAGAATTTATTTGGCTGGCATTATCACCAAGGACACTCATGTCATCTTCACACACCTTCTCAGGTATTTCTGGGTCTAAAATCTGACCATTAGTCTCTTTCTGCAAAACTGCACATTGATTTTCCTCATGTTGTGTATGTGATGTGTCTGATATGTTATTTATATGCCCATCATTATTACCAGTGACAGACTTATCTTCATGGATATTCTCAGTTGATTGTGGGTGAACAACAGACATTGGGCTTTCCTCATGTGAAACAATACTTACTGTCCCCTCCTGCACTGTATGTGTCATATGTGGTTCGCAAATTGTTTGGCTGATAATTTCAATAGCAGAGTTGTCTTCATAGAAGGCCTTGGCTGTTTCTGTGTGTAAAACAGAGACTTCTTTCTCTAAGTCTGTACTAACATTTTGTTCCTGTGGTTTATGTGGTGTGCCTGTAGTACAACCTGTTTGGCTGACATTGTCACCTTTAGCAGATAAGTCAGCTTCATAATTCTTCCAATctgttccagtttggaattcaggAATATTGGCCTCTTTCTGTAAATCTGTATTTAGATTTTTATCCTGTGGCATACCAGTTGTGTTTGTCTGCAGAATTTCATTATTAGTTTCACTCAGTTCTGATGAATTCTGATTTTCTTCCTGTGTTTGGCACAGGGCGTCAGCAACTATGTCTTCACCAAGCAAAGAGTTTTCAGTTTGCTTCTCTACCTGCTTATGTGAAGTTATGTCTAATAATTCAGTATTCAATAAACTCTTGCTTTCCGGGTGAGAAACCTGTACATCATTAATGGAAGGTTGTAATTTAGAGTCACTGGAGACAAATATTAACTGGTTTGTTTGATTGACAAGGTCATTTTTCTTAACAAGCTCATTATGTTTCTCTAAATTATTTTGTTCTGTACAAATCGGTGCATTATTTTGACTGTTAACACTTACAGTTTTAATTTCCTCAGCTTTCTTCCTGTTTTCAGACAAGTGTGTCTTGGACTTTGTATTAACCTTAACAGAGTCCGCTGGTGGTAGTTTTTTTGAAACATCTTTCCCTTCTTTGTTGTCATTGATTTGAACTTTCTCTGTCTGGGAAGCTGGAAAGTTTACATTTTCTAATAAGGGAGTGCTATATTTTTCCAAGAAAGAGCtgcttttttgttctgtttcctCTAAATTTGTTTGAGCTGTAATGTTTGTATTGGAATTTCCCATACCGGTTTTATACTTTTCTTCTAGACCAGAATCCAAATGGCTTGAACCTAAATTTGCTTTGGTAGGCAGCTGAGCTGTAGCCTCATTAAAATGAACAGAGCAATCTAAAGTATCTTCATTTACAGAGACCAAACTACTATCTGAAATATGTCTTAGTTTCCCATCACTTTCTGCTTCAGATGCATCTGAGAATTTGGATGTATCTAGGTCCTTTTTGCTATCATCCATCAACATTTGCTCCAGCAAATTGTTTTCAGTGTTACCTTTATGTTCTAACTTATTATTGCCATAATCTGGTCGAACTGCTTCTTTTTTGGCCTTTATTTCTGTTAGAATGTTCTCTATCTTCTTAGCATCAGGACTTTTCAATTCTGTAACCTGTTTGCCAGCCAAAAGGGTATCTTTTCCCTTGGGAGTTTTACCAAAGTTTAGTTTGGCTCTTTCAACATATTTCTTTGGCTGAGAGATGCTCTTTGTTGCATAAAAATCTATTTGCTTTTGGCTTGTTTTTTTGTTCTCAAACAAACAAATCTTGGTAGCCGTGTTTCCTTTATAAATGGCTTGTCCATTTGTAGGTTCTTTTAAATTTTCGGCGCTGCTGGAAAGCTTAGATTTAATAGGCAATTCCACATTCTTTGGTTTAGGAGCACTGAAACatcaaataaaaacaacaacatattaATACAATATCTTCGATGTAAAATACTCATGACTATACAActgatgaagaaaaaaaaatgtgctaaaataaTTACAATCAACAGTGGCCTATTATTATCAATTGTAACATACTGTACACGTGTAGCCCAAGTTAAGCACAACTAACTGCATATTTTAAAATACTGATTTGTAGTTTTGTTCTATGCAGTCTTTATTTTAATAGCTTCTAAAATATAACTACGGGCAAGTCAATTATTCATCTGATTATAACTTTCTTGCAAACCTTGACAGTACCATCccactaaaagtttatttttaataaaactaaTATGTCTTTCCACACTTCCAGctaattttgcagattttttttttgttcaagaaaagtaactttttttttcttccaaacatAAAGTTGGCACTGACCTATGAttttatacagtggatataaaaagtctacacacccctggtaaaatgtcaggtttctgtgctgtacaaaaatgagataaagataaatcatttcagaactttttccacctttagtgtgacctataaactgtaccactcaattgaaaaacaaactgaaatcctTCATAAATGCATTGTCCATGTATATGTTAAAATATATCAGTCAGAAAAAGGGTACAAAAGAACTTCCAAGGCAttggcattagatataccatggaacacagtgaagacagtcatcatcaagtggagaaaatatggcacaacagcgacattaccaagaactggatgtccctccaaaattgatgaaaaggcgagaagaaaactggtcagggaggctaccaagaggcctacagcaacattaaaggagctgcaggaatatctggctgTACTGGctgtactggctgtgtggtacatgtgacaacaatctcccgtattcttcatatgtctgggctatggggtagagtggcaagacaaaagccttttcttacaaagaaaaacatccaagccaggctacattttgctaaaaaaacatctgaagtctcccaaaagcatgtgggaaaaggtgttatggtctgatgaaaccaaggtttaactttttggccataattccaaaaaacatgtttggcgcaaaaacaatactgcgcatcaccaaaagaacaccatacccacagtgaagcatggtggtggcagcatcatgctttggtgctgtttttcttcagctggaactggggccttagttaagatagagggaattatgaacagttccaaataccagccaatattggcacaaaaccttcacaCTTCtactagaaagctgaacatgaggaggaacttcatctttcagcatgacaacgacccaaagcatacatccaaatcaacaaaggaatggcttcactggaagaagattacagttttggaatggcccagccagagcccagacctgaatccaattgaaaatctgcggggtgatctgaagagggctgtgcacaggagatgcccttgcaatctgacagatttggagaagagtgggcaaatcttacaaagtcaaaatgtgccatgctgatagactcatacccaaaaagactgagtgctgtaataaaatcaaaaggtgcttcaacaaatcAAGGATCAAAAAGTTTTGGGTTTTGTACCTTTCTCTCTATATCCTCATAGTTAAATAGAACTGCAGTGTATTTGCAAGCCAGCAATTACTGCCTTAAAGCCTTTGCCTGAAGCAATGACATTCTAAGAGGTTTGGAATGACTGGATGCTTTGTGTATGAATTATAGTTTGCATGTTCACAGGTCAGCAATAGTGACGctgggaatctgtcctgtttcgcttcattaaaaaatttgagaaactttgCAAAACGTGAAAAATTacgcttgcgacaattttttattattattttggattAAACAAATAGCAAAGATACACACAATTTCCAAAGCAACAATTCTAAACACAATTAGCTTGTTAAAGGGGTGTTTAATCTATGACTGTATTACATTGCCTGACAATGAAATGACTGAATCATTCAATAACTTgttacattttttgttatttaattcattattattaataaattatattaaatttacaggatatatttaaaaaaaaaattgctgtaaaAAGGCAGGTACAGTTCGACTTTGAGTTATGCCTGTTAATTTTTAACTAACAAGGTTGCGCTTACTTATATCTCAGTTTGTAGAACAATGCAAACAACTGCAAATTCTGCCATGACAATATGGCTTTATAACATGCACCTCTGGAAATATTGGATTAATTATTTTGAAATGCTGATAGCATATTACCAATTATAAGAGGTGTATCGTTTTAGAAATCTttaacataaatgttttattattactgacaaATATACCAGTTTTTATGACTTCACACTCTTTCTAAAGATTTTCTATGGCAAAACTATTGCTTGGCATATGCTATGACTGGTAACATTACATTTATCCTGCAATAAGACTTCTTGTTATAACTGCTGAGCACAAAACAGGCTCTTATCTGGCTACAAATTTGTTGTAAAACAATGAACTTGTAGATGAGGTCTACCTccctttttaataataattaataattgttGTCTTATTGTTTCACACAGTTGTAATTTTTAACCAAAGTTAAAAACTGAAACCCAGTATGGTACTTAATGCAAAAAAGGGAATATTAGGAAAAATAATATCTATAAGGATTACTAGCCTTAGCAATAAGCATGTGTACTTACATATTAAGCTTTGTGGTTATGGTGGGTTTTGAGATGTCTGGAGAGGATAAGGAGGTTGTGAGGTTTATATTGTTGAATTCAGATGATGGCGGAGTTGAGCCGTCCAGTGGAAGGGGAGTCTGTTCCCCATCAGTATTATCACTCAGTGTCCTTCTGTCTTCAGACAGAGCACCTGCAGTCTGTGATGTAAACGCCCCAGCATTCTCACATGACACAGTCATACAATCTTCCCCACTACTTCCAGCAGAGGATCCAGGCACAGATGCTTTTTCCACGTAGGCGGCTTTTGTTGTGGAAACAAGAACAGAATAGTTACCTTCAGTCGCTTTGGCAGGTGTCCCTGGCTGACTTTTAAAAAGGGAACCGTGAGCTTTGCGAGCAGTTGGAGAAGCAGGAATGGAGCCAGactgattttccttttcttttttttttctcataggaCTGGAGGCTGGGTGTTGCTGTTTACATTTGTCTGATTCACCCTTGGGTGATAATTTGTGATTAGCCCCT from the Xenopus tropicalis strain Nigerian chromosome 5, UCB_Xtro_10.0, whole genome shotgun sequence genome contains:
- the crybg1 gene encoding beta/gamma crystallin domain-containing protein 1 isoform X1; the encoded protein is MEKGKKSGLRKLSWLFSKTRSGDVYNEVTMDTSHDSRSRSVDDLEEVIEIPSNELCSPKDLEEPSSPAETKKKSFGSWKLKKSKRKTWNHISTSPPSSPGLSEKSNRSYESQDSEEVQSSSMASSSQEGTEGTSFCQRELPLPLEENVEHLQGSVTQTHESRAQPTESPKKDGTKKPVLGKIGNLFNSNRKRQGKSIPDSPTSPTNEKTGTTTRTTERKRASGTVGTKAPNQENTTSPTEAVLGNISRQLFQEGDSPSVSPSGNPITNGNFDNGLSNLQQISENNPPGVESKASVSSTESPVNASLDKNKSHSARPEKQSSAERSGRTFSNLAVRRQSSSDSESTKNSCRKHQSFLQESSVNKEESPRAQPKKNTKLSSKATDSKPEKPVPAVDSVEAPQTAKLSVGTALKNNIKDGERLQPQEASDDSNRLNKTVNVVSAAPHQASSDQEYYPISQTENLNGQKLDESKCGAKVLAFDIYLAKVTETNSPTQPENCSNGETMEKSPNNRKTSRKRRSLKSQSSQNGEKKTENTMLDEQNTDLTFNFEAVTEDVIISESKGKPVPLSPDTNEPLSANQDVRAGANHKLSPKGESDKCKQQHPASSPMRKKKEKENQSGSIPASPTARKAHGSLFKSQPGTPAKATEGNYSVLVSTTKAAYVEKASVPGSSAGSSGEDCMTVSCENAGAFTSQTAGALSEDRRTLSDNTDGEQTPLPLDGSTPPSSEFNNINLTTSLSSPDISKPTITTKLNIAPKPKNVELPIKSKLSSSAENLKEPTNGQAIYKGNTATKICLFENKKTSQKQIDFYATKSISQPKKYVERAKLNFGKTPKGKDTLLAGKQVTELKSPDAKKIENILTEIKAKKEAVRPDYGNNKLEHKGNTENNLLEQMLMDDSKKDLDTSKFSDASEAESDGKLRHISDSSLVSVNEDTLDCSVHFNEATAQLPTKANLGSSHLDSGLEEKYKTGMGNSNTNITAQTNLEETEQKSSSFLEKYSTPLLENVNFPASQTEKVQINDNKEGKDVSKKLPPADSVKVNTKSKTHLSENRKKAEEIKTVSVNSQNNAPICTEQNNLEKHNELVKKNDLVNQTNQLIFVSSDSKLQPSINDVQVSHPESKSLLNTELLDITSHKQVEKQTENSLLGEDIVADALCQTQEENQNSSELSETNNEILQTNTTGMPQDKNLNTDLQKEANIPEFQTGTDWKNYEADLSAKGDNVSQTGCTTGTPHKPQEQNVSTDLEKEVSVLHTETAKAFYEDNSAIEIISQTICEPHMTHTVQEGTVSIVSHEESPMSVVHPQSTENIHEDKSVTGNNDGHINNISDTSHTQHEENQCAVLQKETNGQILDPEIPEKVCEDDMSVLGDNASQINSTTGTARATQVENLSTVSQKETKLPVLHPVPTEEVHENVSHKSTMANNDEYNTDTQETPHTPQEVKQNIVLPKENNVVNLYPETAMEIMPKFVKNEGDLLVQSGLDFRKQQKDTTHGVTVLSIKDDVAYEHNAFANVSQLSENVANTEVAKKHSVDSANSEKVEVIKELHPANEIDKKMSEKAVDPSVPISYQNGCVGGTESLSNVALQCATGTEEQFKTFQISPERSDDGILDSSSDMEQFAETIRKLESPITMPQKRKKTRAPKSPSPYYGLPPIHEDFLEKILDSETFSFGLGRKEKNIAPLSLFKLQSKETAEILRPKRASTEQSLLLKSLKPTRETVLKPQETCDKENADVTDFAVKRSRIESMYTGSKASVSRSEENIFSPTVTTVSSITTSFATDNKDCASMENSTDFRTTDSLNTSQASEKGSKWNSEISESLGLESEDKLHGGFLPLSFPDIMENNLQTSAALQLSHHSEVQLPAAINPSSSIENVFPKTLLENTDSLNSDSSAKNISDVFYFKGVAPDPVFPNTGSLAFSGKGVEKINPRPGKIVIFSEPNCEGTIFEIFSDVADCSSWELSPTIGIKTIRGCWILYEQPNFEGRSIALEEGDLELSNPWGEEDSEAEENLTPTVIGSLRLVVKDYRVCQIDLFTEPDGLGSMTSYMDDAEELQVYGRLQRTCSIKVHWGVWLVYEEPGFQGIPFIIEPGEYPNLSFWNTMEAYIGSLRPLKMGCRKVEIPYEPKIIIYEKPLFEGRQIELEKEVLKLTDLENVEGDEEQEVAPFTTAGSLKVISGLWVGYEKPGFEGHQYLFEEGDYEEWSQWGGFDGLLQSLRPILSDFSTPHMTMYSEKDFDEKAPNINVLGIISNMDETGFGVNTQSIHVRSGVWVAYETPDFTGEQYILEKGMYSHFGAWGAKDFRISSVQPIVMDAVENSRGGFKVQLFSEPDFKGSTHIFEGDVNSIEDLFTTKSCKVFSGRWAAYDKVEFSGNLWVLEEGSYPSLCAMGCQQDTAILSLQMINYEFSEPSIFLYGKQNFQGRKVKLSTETTNLQAMGYSPDLLSAEVLGGIWVLYEYSNYRGRQIILSPSKIADWRTFSKWNMIGSLRPLQQKRIYFKLRNKDNGMFLSTNGNLTDIKLLRIQVMEDTGAEDQIWAYQDGIIRCRIAEDCTFATAGSLISAGNKLGLTLEQAGASMHWNISSDGRIYHRSKPNLVLDIKGGSQYDQQHIILNPFTEGKLTQLWEVCVL